A genomic stretch from Streptococcus oralis includes:
- a CDS encoding uracil-DNA glycosylase family protein, giving the protein MSQIERIKQAIMADPQNTSYTERGIEPLFAAPKTARINIVGQAPGLKTQEAGIYWKDKSGDRLREWLGVDEDTFYNSGLFAVIPIDFYFPGHGKSGDLPPRKGFAEKWHPQLLKECPNIELTLLIGQYAQAYYLHEKISGKVTERVKHYKDYLPEYFPLVHPSPRNQIWMAKNPWFESEVVPELQALVQKIIHQ; this is encoded by the coding sequence ATGTCTCAAATCGAAAGAATCAAGCAAGCCATTATGGCGGATCCGCAAAATACCAGCTATACAGAACGTGGAATCGAACCTCTCTTTGCGGCGCCAAAAACTGCCCGCATCAATATTGTCGGTCAGGCTCCTGGGCTTAAAACGCAAGAAGCTGGGATTTATTGGAAGGATAAGAGTGGCGATCGCTTGCGTGAGTGGCTAGGTGTGGATGAAGACACCTTTTACAATTCGGGCTTGTTTGCAGTTATTCCCATAGACTTTTATTTCCCAGGACATGGAAAATCGGGCGACCTTCCACCCCGTAAAGGCTTTGCCGAAAAATGGCACCCACAACTCCTCAAGGAATGTCCAAATATTGAATTGACCCTTTTGATTGGCCAGTATGCCCAAGCCTACTATTTACATGAGAAAATCAGTGGCAAGGTAACAGAGCGGGTAAAACACTACAAAGACTATTTGCCAGAATATTTTCCTCTAGTTCACCCTTCTCCTCGTAATCAAATCTGGATGGCTAAGAATCCTTGGTTTGAGTCAGAAGTGGTGCCAGAGTTGCAAGCATTGGTACAAAAGATTATTCATCAATAA
- a CDS encoding rhodanese-like domain-containing protein produces MKEIAFDAFYQLYQKESLSVLDVREVEEFEPLHLEGAQNLPLSQLADIYDQLDKDLLHYVICKSGMRSARACQFLAEQGYDVINVQGGMTAFENL; encoded by the coding sequence ATGAAAGAAATAGCCTTCGACGCATTTTACCAGCTCTATCAGAAAGAGTCCCTTTCAGTCTTAGATGTGAGAGAAGTAGAAGAGTTCGAGCCGCTTCATTTAGAAGGTGCTCAGAATCTACCACTTAGTCAATTAGCTGATATCTATGATCAATTGGACAAGGACCTCTTGCATTATGTCATTTGTAAATCTGGGATGAGATCAGCGCGTGCTTGTCAATTTCTAGCTGAACAGGGTTATGACGTTATCAATGTCCAAGGTGGAATGACGGCCTTTGAAAATCTTTAA
- the brnQ gene encoding branched-chain amino acid transport system II carrier protein, protein MAKKGALTGLLLFGIFFGAGNLIFPPSLGALSGEQFLPAIAGFVFSGVGIAVLTLIIGTLNPKGYIHEISKKISPWFATLYLAVLYLSIGPFFAIPRTATTAYEVGISPLLSEANKGLGLIIFTVLYFATAYLISLNPSKILDRIGRILTPVFALLIVILVVLGAFKYGGTSPQAASDAYQASAFGTGFLEGYNTLDALASVAFSVIAVQTLKQLGFSSKKEYISTIWVVGIVVALAFSALYIGLGFLGNHFPVPAEAMKGGTPGVYILSQATQEIFGSTAQLFLAVMVTVTCFTTTVGLIVSTAEFFNGRFPQISYKVYATAFTLIGFAIANLGLDAIIKYSVPVLVILYPITIAIVMIVIVNKFVTLSKPGMQLTIAVVTAIALASVLGSSFKIEFLANLVNALPFAAASLPWLVPAIIGILLSLVLPNKQESDVFEME, encoded by the coding sequence ATGGCTAAAAAAGGTGCCCTAACAGGCTTGCTCCTGTTTGGAATATTTTTTGGTGCGGGAAACTTGATTTTTCCACCTTCTCTAGGTGCCCTATCTGGAGAACAGTTTCTTCCTGCCATCGCAGGTTTTGTCTTTTCAGGTGTCGGTATTGCCGTCTTGACACTTATTATTGGAACTCTAAACCCTAAAGGATACATTCACGAGATTTCTAAGAAAATCTCACCTTGGTTTGCAACGCTTTATCTTGCAGTTCTCTATCTATCGATTGGTCCCTTCTTTGCTATTCCGCGTACAGCTACAACAGCTTACGAAGTTGGGATTAGCCCCCTCTTGTCTGAAGCAAATAAAGGTCTAGGATTGATTATCTTTACTGTGCTGTATTTTGCAACAGCCTATCTGATTTCACTCAATCCATCAAAGATTTTGGATCGAATCGGACGTATCTTAACGCCAGTTTTTGCCTTGTTGATCGTTATCTTGGTTGTACTAGGTGCCTTCAAATATGGTGGAACAAGCCCTCAAGCGGCTTCAGATGCTTATCAAGCTTCTGCCTTTGGTACAGGTTTCCTAGAAGGGTATAACACCTTAGATGCCCTTGCCTCAGTGGCCTTCAGCGTAATCGCTGTTCAAACCTTGAAACAACTTGGATTCTCCAGTAAGAAAGAATACATTTCAACTATTTGGGTGGTTGGTATCGTTGTAGCTCTTGCCTTTAGCGCTCTTTACATTGGTTTAGGTTTCCTTGGAAATCATTTCCCAGTACCAGCAGAAGCGATGAAGGGTGGAACACCAGGTGTTTATATCTTGTCACAAGCAACTCAGGAAATCTTTGGTTCAACAGCTCAACTCTTCCTTGCTGTTATGGTAACTGTAACCTGCTTCACAACGACAGTTGGCTTGATTGTGTCGACAGCCGAGTTCTTTAACGGTCGTTTCCCACAAATCAGCTACAAGGTCTATGCCACTGCCTTTACCTTGATTGGGTTTGCTATTGCAAATCTTGGTCTTGATGCAATCATTAAGTATTCAGTGCCAGTACTGGTAATCTTGTACCCAATCACCATCGCCATTGTGATGATCGTGATTGTTAATAAGTTTGTTACTCTATCAAAACCGGGCATGCAGTTAACAATTGCAGTCGTTACAGCTATTGCTCTTGCAAGCGTCCTTGGCAGTTCCTTTAAGATTGAGTTTCTAGCAAATCTCGTCAATGCTCTTCCGTTTGCAGCTGCCTCTCTACCATGGTTGGTGCCAGCTATTATTGGAATTTTGCTTTCCTTGGTTTTACCAAACAAGCAAGAAAGCGATGTTTTTGAAATGGAATAA
- a CDS encoding prolyl-tRNA synthetase associated domain-containing protein encodes MDAYQQVANTLQELGITFDVVEHPPVFTTEQADSYIEGMEGVRTKSMFLTDRKKTQYYLLIMDDKKRLDMDDFKVQVGANRIRMASADSLAEKMNLSAGTVSPFGLLNNAEKDIQVYFDKDILSEEIMTFHPNTNEKTIFIKTQDLFRFLESIGFTYGVLILP; translated from the coding sequence ATGGACGCTTATCAACAAGTAGCTAATACCTTGCAAGAGTTGGGAATCACCTTTGATGTGGTGGAGCACCCACCTGTATTTACGACAGAGCAGGCAGATAGCTATATTGAAGGAATGGAAGGAGTCCGGACTAAGTCCATGTTTTTGACCGATAGGAAGAAAACCCAGTACTATCTACTCATAATGGATGACAAGAAACGATTGGATATGGATGACTTTAAAGTTCAAGTGGGAGCTAATCGGATTCGCATGGCTTCAGCAGATTCTTTGGCTGAGAAAATGAACCTGTCAGCAGGGACGGTGTCACCTTTTGGTTTGTTGAATAATGCAGAAAAAGATATTCAGGTATACTTTGACAAAGATATTTTGTCAGAAGAGATCATGACTTTCCATCCCAATACCAATGAAAAGACTATTTTTATTAAAACCCAAGACTTGTTCCGATTTTTAGAGTCGATTGGATTTACCTATGGGGTTTTAATCTTGCCTTAA